Proteins from a genomic interval of Geitlerinema sp. PCC 9228:
- a CDS encoding chaperonin family protein RbcX, whose amino-acid sequence MDPKQVAKNTARVLQNYLTYQALRTVIEQLSETNPPMALWLQQYSGGVFQDGEAYLQNLLQERKDLVLRILAVREDLANSVVDFLPEMVRTGIQQSNMETRRQLLERMTSSQPASEARTSERSHPELTDEESSPEEGGSSEEPS is encoded by the coding sequence GTGGATCCGAAACAAGTGGCCAAAAACACGGCACGGGTTTTGCAAAATTACCTCACCTACCAAGCACTGCGCACGGTCATCGAACAGCTGTCAGAAACCAACCCACCCATGGCCTTGTGGTTGCAGCAATACTCTGGCGGCGTGTTCCAAGATGGGGAGGCTTACCTACAAAACCTGCTGCAAGAGCGCAAAGATTTGGTGTTGCGAATTTTGGCCGTGCGCGAAGATCTGGCCAATTCGGTGGTAGACTTTTTGCCAGAGATGGTGCGTACTGGTATCCAGCAATCCAATATGGAAACGCGCCGCCAGTTGTTAGAACGCATGACCTCATCCCAGCCTGCATCCGAAGCGCGAACTTCCGAACGTAGCCATCCCGAATTGACAGACGAGGAATCTTCTCCTGAGGAAGGAGGTTCCAGCGAAGAACCATCGTAA
- a CDS encoding ribulose bisphosphate carboxylase small subunit, with translation MKTLPKERRYETLSYLPNLTDQQIARQVQYMLDQGFIPAIEFNEDSAAETHYWTLWKLPLFQASSPQDVLDEVRECRQEYPNCFIRVVGFDNIRQCQMISFIVYKPNQSRF, from the coding sequence ATGAAAACTTTACCAAAAGAGCGACGTTACGAGACTTTATCTTACTTACCCAATCTCACCGACCAACAAATTGCCCGTCAGGTTCAGTATATGCTGGATCAAGGGTTTATTCCCGCCATTGAGTTTAACGAAGATTCGGCTGCCGAAACCCATTATTGGACCCTGTGGAAGTTGCCCCTGTTCCAAGCATCTTCCCCGCAAGACGTACTTGATGAAGTACGGGAGTGCCGTCAAGAATATCCCAATTGCTTCATCCGGGTAGTAGGATTTGACAACATTCGTCAGTGTCAAATGATTAGTTTCATCGTTTACAAACCCAACCAAAGCCGCTTCTAG
- a CDS encoding NUDIX hydrolase, which yields MGLGQEISEVLGSRLSYQGRKFRFVVEKLRLPKGTQAEFEYIKHPGGALCVPVTNDGKLILVRQYRFSVCDRLLEFPAGTVEPHEDPEATIRREIEEETGYRAHQWQKLGEFSLAPGYSSEMIYAFLAKDLEPLDTPPEQDVDEDIEVVTLSAEELKAAILAGEPVDSKSISSFFLAQDFL from the coding sequence ATGGGACTCGGTCAAGAAATTTCAGAAGTATTGGGGTCACGTTTGTCCTATCAAGGACGCAAATTTCGCTTTGTTGTGGAAAAATTGCGGTTGCCCAAAGGCACCCAAGCAGAATTTGAGTATATCAAACATCCTGGAGGAGCTTTGTGCGTTCCCGTCACCAACGACGGCAAACTGATTCTCGTACGTCAGTATCGCTTCAGCGTTTGCGATCGCTTGTTAGAGTTTCCAGCAGGCACGGTGGAACCCCACGAAGACCCGGAAGCAACAATTCGCAGAGAAATTGAAGAAGAAACTGGATACCGCGCCCATCAATGGCAAAAACTCGGGGAATTTTCCCTAGCACCTGGTTATTCCAGCGAAATGATTTATGCTTTTCTAGCTAAAGATTTGGAACCGTTGGATACGCCACCCGAACAAGATGTAGATGAGGACATTGAAGTGGTGACCCTTTCTGCTGAGGAACTCAAAGCAGCAATTTTGGCAGGGGAACCTGTGGATTCCAAATCCATCTCTAGTTTTTTCTTGGCACAGGATTTTCTATAA